GACTTTTCTATCTTCCATATCTATATGCCACAGTCTTGATTTTATCGCTACCTCATTGGCGATATCTCTGCGAAAAAATACGCCTTGATAGGCTACTGGTAAACCAAGATAATTTTCAACGATGTTAAGTAAACGTTGTTCAAGTCCCCACAAGAAAATCTCTGGATGCTCCATCAATTGTTGAGAAGTAGCATGAACAACAAACTCGTTTTTCTGACCAGAAATACTTTTTGATATTTCTGACATCAGCTTTTTCGCAACTTGGAAAAAACGAGGATTAGAAGGAATTCCTAAGGCTGATAATGAAGTAATTACTACTCCATCACGTTTAATAGTCTCGACCAAAGCGCGATCGCTTGTTGAAAGAACAGGTAGATTGACAAGATGTTTGTTCAGCGCTGTCTGATAAACAAGCTCAGATTGAGCTTGCACAAATGGTATTTGCGTTAATTTCCTTATTATTTTATTACGTGCTTTTTGAACCAGTATGTACATAAAAGTAACCTTGTTTGATTGTACAGAATTTTATAATTACATATTTATTAGTATAAGTTAATACTCTAAATTAAATTAAATCTTTTTTGAATTATTGGCAAA
This Tolypothrix sp. NIES-4075 DNA region includes the following protein-coding sequences:
- a CDS encoding phytanoyl-CoA dioxygenase family protein; protein product: MYILVQKARNKIIRKLTQIPFVQAQSELVYQTALNKHLVNLPVLSTSDRALVETIKRDGVVITSLSALGIPSNPRFFQVAKKLMSEISKSISGQKNEFVVHATSQQLMEHPEIFLWGLEQRLLNIVENYLGLPVAYQGVFFRRDIANEVAIKSRLWHIDMEDRKVLKIIVYLNDINDDGGPFQYIPQSLTSTVARSLKYRSGYITDETMQQALSPSNWKSCTGLAGTVIFAATGSIFHRGKTPVADDRFAVFFDYTSRQPKQTFYSTLSLNQENLLSLVKNLSKAQKDCVFWQQHS